A single window of Aspergillus puulaauensis MK2 DNA, chromosome 5, nearly complete sequence DNA harbors:
- a CDS encoding putative choline kinase (COG:I;~EggNog:ENOG410PQJZ;~InterPro:IPR011009;~PFAM:PF01633,PF01636), with protein sequence MATLTPIAVTLPATKIPTKENVRDIIGTFLSQEWPSVEPETLTLSYHASFANAHCPVERPSPRPGPATGTCTATGAPTEPLKVFIKFHTAAGGCLDIFKPLAPTRQEEALLSYEYGQTGLGARVYGFFETRDGTLGRVEEFLDARNLEPEDIEDEVIRADVAKGLAIFHRLETSLEKRAVEAYYEAVIKGLGKYHKMDKLKALGKEGGIDIDKLVDCDLARRLGNAVDKLVSIGGKTGWCIHDVQFMNVMVKNHPREESTVTLIDFEFVMHNYRAFDIGGHFMQKMFKWFDHESRIADCRKYTTEEKRHFCDEYARQWNTLTGDSDTGDRVFLESEYGYLLAIAFDIHNMLCFMDEQGDNDPLNLLGLNKLFDEFVDQYAKLNLDGHTVLT encoded by the coding sequence ATGGCCACATTAACGCCCATTGCCGTGACTCTTCCAGCAACCAAAATCCCGACTAAAGAGAACGTCAGAGACATCATCGGCACATTCCTCAGCCAGGAATGGCCATCTGTCGAGCCAGAGACATTGACTCTCTCATACCATGCATCGTTTGCGAACGCCCACTGTCCTGTGGAGCGACCGAGCCCGAGACCAGGACCTGCTACCGGTACCTGTACCGCTACTGGCGCACCCACTGAGCCATTGAAGGTGTTTATCAAATTCCACACCGCTGCCGGGGGCTGTCTTGATATCTTCAAGCCGTTGGCTCCAACGAGGCAGGAGGAGGCACTTCTCTCATATGAGTATGGGCAAACGGGCTTGGGAGCTAGAGTGTATGGATTCTTCGAAACGCGGGATGGAACGCTGGGGAGAGTTGAGGAGTTCTTGGATGCGCGGAACTTGGAGCcggaggatattgaggatgaGGTTATCCGGGCGGATGTTGCTAAAGGATTGGCTATATTCCATCGATTGGAGACgtcgttggagaagagggctgTTGAGGCGTACTATGAGGCTGTTATTAAGGGGCTTGGGAAGTATCACAAGATGGACAAGTTGAAGGCACTTGGGAAGGAAGGAGGGATTGATATTGATAAGCTAGTTGACTGCGACCTTGCTAGAAGGTTGGGAAATGCGGTGGACAAGCTGGTATCCATAGGAGGAAAGACAGGATGGTGTATTCATGACGTCCAGTTCATGAACGTGATGGTGAAAAATCATCCCAGAGAGGAGAGCACAGTCACCCTCATTGACTTTGAGTTCGTGATGCACAACTACCGAGCGTTTGACATCGGTGGGCACTTCATGCAAAAGATGTTCAAGTGGTTTGACCATGAGAGCAGGATAGCAGACTGCAGGAAATATACCACCGAGGAGAAGAGGCATTTCTGTGACGAGTATGCCAGACAGTGGAACACGCTGACCGGTGATTCAGATACTGGGGATCGGGTTTTTCTTGAATCTGAATATGGATACTTGTTGGCCATAGCCTTTGATATCCATAACATGCTTTGCTTCATGGATGAACAGGGTGACAATGATCCTTTGAATCTGCTGGGGCTTAACAAGCTGTTTGATGAGTTTGTGGATCAGTATGCGAAGCTGAACTTAGATGGTCATACGGTTTTAACTTGA
- a CDS encoding uncharacterized protein (COG:I;~EggNog:ENOG410PV40;~InterPro:IPR003140,IPR029058;~PFAM:PF02230;~go_function: GO:0016787 - hydrolase activity [Evidence IEA]), which translates to MPVFHALSQKLVSRTPHLNWEDPIIINPRRNDHQHTIILLHDLNQTAEPFMRDFLDTTKIPHDLSTVRFIFPTAKADSSGLFGQHKGPNQWFRVSDPYDPNVDADAQIPGLKETSGYLKVLIAQEARRLEDLDRPSKNRGYDRVIIGGLGQGAAAALFTLLGMEQTLGGFVGMGGWLPFQGEMAALIREAGVVPVEKGRSKNDGNSIKVQIQKLVRGVLDVETVCDPQSVLQLETPIFLGHGDQDRTTWIGHGHRMREVLDSWDGLGMTVIWKEYHNFGHCWKPHGKEPKDHDVIKFLRLVVGVHARSF; encoded by the coding sequence ATGCCCGTCTTCCACGCCCTCTCCCAAAAGCTCGTCTCGCGCACCCCCCATCTAAACTGGGAAGATCCCATAATCATCAACCCCAGACGCAACGACCACCAGCacaccatcatcctcctaCACGACCTAAACCAGACAGCCGAGCCGTTCATGCGCGACTTTCTCGACACAACCAAGATCCCACACGACCTGTCCACAGTCCGCTTCATCTTCCCCACAGCCAAGGCAGATTCCTCCGGACTATTCGGGCAGCATAAAGGCCCCAACCAGTGGTTCCGGGTTAGCGATCCCTATGATCCGAATGTGGATGCCGATGCGCAGATCCCCGGGCTTAAAGAGACGAGTGGGTATTTGAAGGTCCTTATTGCGCAGGAGGCGCGGAGGTTAGAGGATTTGGATCGCCCGTCGAAGAATCGGGGGTATGACCGTGTGATTATCGGCGGGCTAGGACAGGGAGCTGCAGCGGCGCTGTTTACGTTGTTGGGTATGGAGCAGACGCTGGGTGGGTTTGTTGGGATGGGTGGGTGGTTGCCTTTTCAAGGGGAGATGGCTGCTTTGATTAGAGAGGCCGGTGTTGTTCCGGTAGAGAAGGGGCGCAGTAAAAATGATGGGAATAGCATCAaagtccagatccagaaacTGGTTCGTGGTgttttggatgttgagaCTGTCTGTGATCCGCAGTCcgtgctgcagctggagacGCCCATATTCCTGGGCCACGGGGACCAGGATCGCACGACGTGGATTGGGCACGGGCATAGAATGCGCGAGGTTCTGGATAGCTGGGATGGATTGGGGATGACTGTTATTTGGAAGGAGTATCATAACTTTGGTCACTGCTGGAAGCCACACGGTAAAGAGCCCAAGGACCATGATGTTATCAAATTCCTGCGACTCGTGGTGGGTGTCCATGCCAGGTCTTTCTAG